The Lycium ferocissimum isolate CSIRO_LF1 unplaced genomic scaffold, AGI_CSIRO_Lferr_CH_V1 ctg210, whole genome shotgun sequence genome contains the following window.
GCAAGTAAAACGAGGGATTTTTGATGTTCAGCACTGGTTTTGCACAAGTACGGACCATCTTCATGTCGACGGTACATCTTCTTGGTCGTCGATATGCAAGGAAAAGTATTGCAGCTAAGGAAGGTTGACGCTATGCAGAGTTTGCAGATTGACGGACCGCCAACATGTTCGACGGTCTATCGATTCGCACCGTCGATATACATCATGCAGAAAAGAGAGAAGTGTCAGACCGTCGAGTTGCACCGTCAACATAATCGACGGTCGTCGAAGTGCAAAGACGGTTGAGGTTCTGCAGCTTGAAAATTGTCATCAGATCATCGAAGCGCACCATTAACATGTCGATGGTACCGTCAAAGTGCAAAGATGGTCTGTCGACTTCCACGCTGACTTAGAACTGGATTGAGATTAATTATACCGagtttgacttgtataaatacctgattaggttttatttttcggACATCTGGAGTTACGACATGTATTAAGTACTTTTGGATTCTTAGTATTTTCAAGGTTTTCCAGACAATCACATTCGTTTAACTTTCAATTTTATTCGTAAGTTTCAATAACAATTTCAATTAGGTAATATTCAATCTATTATTGTTTATTcgttgccatgagtagctaaacacctttactaaggttgtgaacccaaggatgggtgttttgtgattgatatacgcataatggattgttagtattACACCTCGTTGTTTTGTGCTTCGAGATTCATCGTGTGTTAGTGGTTCTAGTCTTGGATACGGGGGTTATCAAAGTTAAATGAGATTAGACAGGTTTATCTTATAGTTATAAAGGGTTAAGTTCATATTTTGCAGGTATTGGAAGGATTAAAGGTTGAACAATCAAAGAGAATTTATTTCAGGGAAAAGTGGGTTTTACGGTTTGATATGTGGACCGTAtggttttgtcacgacccatgcTAGAAGGCCACGACAGGTGCCTGACCGTACTAGTCAAGCACTACCTGACATATATCCGTGACATCAACATGAACATAGGTGGGCTGATAGggccgtcatatgattctcgataAACTCATAAGGAAACATGCATGTATCAATTAATCTGAAAGACCCATCTATATGAATTTGCTAGACATACTGCACGAGCCGATAGGGCTATCATAATCATATGTGTGACAACATATGAAACCTCAAGTATGGACATCGCCTGACTGtgcataactgtctacaagcctctactagaaaacataacataacgtggccaggacagggccctgccatacccatacatatgtatatgcataagaCCATGCTGTCCTTTGGCATCTCCGAAATAAATGGAGTGCATCAACCTCATCCGCTGAGCTGACATCCTAATAGATTGATCACCAACATGTATCTCAGACCTacaggcatgaaacgcagcacCCCCaaagcaataggggagtcagtacgaataatgtaccgagtatgtaaggcatgaaaacaacatatacataggaatcatgaaaggaatctgagACATGAGAGTCAACCTGTATGTCTGAATATAtctgtataactttatatatctgaaagtgcctctgaagGCGTATGTTAGgcatgctttctttcaaaatcatatacatctaTCATAATTCCATACCCGTCCATAtaatataggctcggtgttattcaTACCCGGCCTTGACaggctcggtgttattcgtACCGGACCATGACaggctcagtgttatctgtacccaactgcagtgtgtgtgcgcaatacatatcatacccagccatataagctcagtgtcacaaatagctatatacatatatgacatccatgagtatccaaaggaaacattacaactctatcgagTTCACATAAAGTCGGTAAACCCCCGATTTGCTACTATGGAAttaccatcatcatcatcatcatcatcatcatcatcattgctatGAAGAGCTTTTACTAATAATATCTCAAGAATCTTGAAAGTCATGAAcgtctagcatttctaggaataggacattGCAAATATCTTAGATGGCATCTCTGGAATTTAAATTattatcataatcattttcattatcatcacaaggaacattgtcaacaatatcatgagaatcTTTAGAATTATGAACCTAGGAATAGGaatattatggatatcatgtataggtCCACAAAGCAACATCATCGTCCTCATCACTATACCTTTCCTTAAAGGACCAACTGTCGTAGGATGAGatcaatgatatcataagaGTTATCAAGAACTATGAATTTTAGCACTTCTAGGAATGGAGGCATCATGGAAGACATGGTGAACTTCATGTATAGGTGTacaacaatggaatcatgccttaagaaagaagggttagccttacataccttttcgtctccTCAACTACTTAATATTTttcctcccaagctcgcaaatctatattcaagataattcatatcggagttaagtcttgaaaatactcttaagttcaaactagagtaatttgTGAGCTAGCAAAAATtgggcatttcccctatttcatctacttctaccaaattccaaaacaactcccaaatgacaatagcaacatcaataatcccATACTCAAGAGATTACATTCAAGTTATGCTCCATTCAATCctaaaactccttttcataatcaacccaTAACAATAACTTCAACACactccttatacacttgtatacaatgcttcctcatcatcattattaccactcataataagattatactcataacatgccaaaaattataaatcaagttaatttataggtcaaaatattataaaattcataattgaactctcttttcatttttcctccTTCAACCCAAATTGTATAAGAATAAAAAAACCTCAACAACATGCAATAGATGTGAAAaattaccttaatcacacaagagcaAGCTCTGGATCATATTACTTAACTAGGATaaatcctccaacttcaacaacaagTAGATACTTGAGCTTTACTAACCCTAGTGAACTttttagcacttgaatctcttgatcctCTTGGGTTTAGCCTTGATTAGCATATGAACTTgaggagagggttttggagaatATTTGGATGAATTTTGAGGTGGAAATGGTGAAAAATAAACCTTGGGTCAAATTTATAACATCAAAAAGTCGAGTACCGACTTACTTTTTGCGGCCACTTTGACGAACCGCAGAATAGTTGACGCTCCGTCAAATTGGTCCGTCAAATGGACCACCTAAAATGGCCTCACTAGAACTGTTTTACGGTGGGAAAAATTCCATTTGACGGGCCACAGAAAGttctgcggtccgtcaaacTGAACCGTCAAATTTCTCTGCTCGAGCAGTCCGtcttaaaacacccataactttttactccgaGGTCACATTGATGAACAGTTTgctgcgttggaaactagactcaatgaaattcaatttggatagATAAAACACACCACACTCCTCATATtccaggagatatacctctctcgaGTTGGATAAAATATcttgtccaaaattctgtcaagttttcccaaagttccaacaaacttaatttccttaattctcttgttctcaaatccttccatagcttatttcatgaacttaaaccctcataaccataaaataagcacatataatctcatatgtCTTAGACGATTACTCCAGTGTCCATGATTTAGACAACTAACatctaacgaatctcaacgtacaaaatgacgaggtgtaacaagtttTTACGGACTGTATATCTGGCTAACCTCCACCATAAACTGGTCCCAGAAAGGGTGAACAACTGGTTAAGATTTATGGtcaaattatatggaccgtataatttttacggaccgtatatttggctGACTCTCACCGTAAATTGATTCCTAAAAGAGGCGTATCACTGGTCAAGATTTACGATTcgattatacagaccgtataatttttacggacAGTAAAGTTGACCGTAAATCCAGGTGGGGCCAGATTccttttaaattatatatactcATGAGCAAAAAAGACACTGAGACGACAACCTTCATCACCCCTTGGGGAGTCTACCATTATCGGGTAATGCCGTTCAGCCTCAAGAAAACCAGCGCCACATATATAAGTGCCATGACTAGCCTGTTTCATGTCATGATGCATCGAGACATTGAAGTCTATGTGGACGATGTTATCATAAAGTCAAAGGAAAGCTCAGAGCATATCGTGCACCTGTGTAAGTTCTTCGACAGGCTTCGCAAGTTCAGCCGGAGGTTAAACCCGGTGAAGTGCGCATTAAAGTGCCTGTGAGTAAGCTGTTAGGTTTGATAGTTAGACGAAGAGGCATTGAGTTAGACCCTATGAAAATCAAGGCAGTTCAAGAACTGTCGCCtcccaaaaccaagaaagaagtcatgagcttcttggGAAGGCTGAACTACATCGGGCTATTCATAGCCAGTCAACTGTGATCGTGGAACTAATCTTCaaattgctcaagaaagaaCCCCCCATAAAATGGACGGAGGAGTGCCAAGAGGCATTtgataaaatcaagaaatacctttccaatcgTCCTATCCGAGTTCCACCCAGGCAAGGGAGTCTTCTGCTACTGTACCTGTCAGTATCAGAAAATGCTTTTTGGGTGCATGCTCGCCCAACATGATGGGGAAGGCAAAAGGAACATGCCATCTATTACCTGAGCAAGAAATTCATATCCTGCGAGTCAAGATACACACTCGTACAGAAAATATGTTGTGCCCTGACATGGATCGCCCAAAAGATAAGGCATTACTTGTCGGTATTCACCACTCACCTCATCTCCAGAATGGATCCCTTAAGATATATCTTTTGGCAACCGATGCTCGTTGGAAAGTTAGCTAAATGGCAGATCTTTGCTAAGCGAATTCAACATTGTATACGTAGCACAAACAgcaatcaaaggacaagccctAGCTGACTTGGTGGCAGAAAGTCCCGTTGACGATGAACTAAAACCTTTATCGACTTTCTTCCCAGACGAAGAAGTAATGACTATAGAAGAAGAGATACCGAACCATACTCGGGTTGGAAAATGTTCTTTGATGGAGCAGTCAACTATAAAGGATCCGGTATCAAAGCAATGTTGATATCAGAAGCAGGACAACACTATCCGATGGCCGCAAAGCTCAAATTCAGATATGCTAACAACATGGCTGAATACGAAGCATGTATTCTCAGCCTCAAGATGGCATTGGACATGCACATACAAGAGTTGCTAGTAATCGGGGATTCCGACTTGCTCATAAATAAAGTGAAGTGAAATTGGGCGACCAAGAATGATAAAATACTGCCATACGTAAATCTGGTACAGAGATTGTGGGGGAGATTTAAAAGCATCGATTTCAAGCATACTCCAAGGGCTCAGAACGAGTTTGCTGATGCGTTGGCTACAATAGCCTCCATGATTCAGCACCCCGAGAGTACCCACATTGATCCCCTAGAGATCACTCTGAAGGAAGAACAGGCTCACTGCGCACAGGTTGAGGCCGAGCCAGATGGCAAACCATGGTACTTCGATATCAAGGCATACTTGGATAAAGGAAAGTATTCTCTATAAAGCTAagcaaatcaaaagaaaaccatCAGAAGACTAGCCAACGAATTCTTCCTAAATAAAGAAGTGTTATACAAAAGGATACCCGATCTCAGGTTACTCAGACGCGTAGACGCCGAAGAGGCCACATAATTGCTGAAAGAGGTACATGCGGGGGCATGTGGACCTCACATGAATGAATTTATCCTGGCTAAGAAGATCTTCAGGACAAGATACTACTGAATGACCATGGAGCATGACTCCTATAAATTTGTGCAAAAATGCCATCAATGTCAGATACACGAAGACTTAATCAAGGTTCCTCCGACAGAACTACATGCAATGAGCTCCCTTTGGCCATTTGTGGCATGGGGATGGACGTCATCGGACCCATGGAGCCACCGGCATCCAACGGACATCGTTTCATCTTAGTCGCCATcgactacttcaccaagtgggtggaagcaaCTTCTCACAAATCAGTGACCAAGAAAGTTGTGGCTGACTTCGTCAAGAACAATCTCATATGCCGTTTTGGTGTGCTCGAGTCtatcataacagacaatggAGCAAATCTGAATACCCATATGATGAAAGACATCTGTGAACAATTCAAGATAACTCACAGGAACTCTACCGCTTACCGGCCACAGATGAATGGAGCCGTAGAGGCTGCTAACAAGAACATCAAAATAATCTTGCGAAAGATGATCGATAACAACAAGAATTGGCACGATCAGCTGCCTTATGCTTTATTATGGTACAGAACAACGACTTGGACATCTACCGGAGCAACCCCATATCTCCTTGTCTACGGCACAAAAGCGGTCATACCCGCAGAAGTGGATATTCCCTTACTCAGGATCATCCAAGAAGTAGAACTGAATGATGCAGAATGGGTCAGAAACCACTATGAGCAGCTAGCCATGATCGATGAAAAAAGAATGGTGGCAGTATGCCACAGACAGCTATACAGACAGAGAATATCCCGAGCTTTTAACAAACGGGTTAGAGCCCGGCTCTTCAAAATTGGACAACTCGTACTCAAGAGAGTCTTCCCTcaccaagaagaatacaaagggaaATTTGTGCCGAATTGGCAAGGACCATACATGGTCAGAAAAGCACTCTCGAGAGGAGTCGTGGTCCTAGCCTAGATGGATGGACAAGAATGGCCCAAATCTATCAATGCAGATGCACTTAAGATATACTACATTTAGGACTCCATTTGTTTGTAATCCCATTATCATTTCCCTGTAATCAtatcttttgcttgtaatcgtactTTTGTAATAGAATAGGGAAAAACAATCATCCATGTAATGAACTGTTACACCTTGCACTTTCAaacatgagcatgccacgtaattcaccatattaatggattATCATAGATGTCCCATGAAgctttggaaggtacaagccatgggaagtacgtaacaatgaagtaaagaatgaattacgatctcgtaagtcgtaacggAGAAGGACAAcattggaaccaaaggacatgactattatcaatatgattaatgataattaTCATGtttggagagtttcggaagattccgggactaagcaaatcaaagaaaataaatttgtccaaatttggaaaaaagttggcagaattttggacagacttttgggtcaattttagaggggtatatctctaggtatatcaggagttttgaggtattTCAAGagctaaaatgaagttcgtcgagtctaatttccaacgcaacaaaccgttcgtcaatacaacatcggagtagggagttatgagCGTTTTAAAACGGATAGCCAGAGAAATACGGACCTGGGCGGAGAATCCGGAAAGCTCACTTAAAGTCCCACTTATGTGGTGACCCAGCCCAATTCAAGCttggcacctataaaagggcccttacacttcattttattcagttttcttcaactccacaaccctCTAAAAATCTCCTAACATCTtcacacctctctagaatctTCCACACTTGTTTCTCCATTATAAGAgtattcttgaaggttctccaccattccaaaacattctaaaccatcacaaaagaggatcaaactccaaaaatccaagctaattcatggagaaggattgttcatgtctctacttaatgttgtgatgaatttggtcttggaagaagttgagtggggtgaagttcttctagtgtaacgtatgttctccatcctatttctcatgattaagttgatttgaaggtttagcaagtcctataaaagaagagaatcatagtaaAGAAGTTCCAAagtattaaagtgaagatgatgactatggaatgaatttgaaatgagattgtggattaatttgagattaaattgaatataattctttgattatggtattgtggatattgttatggttggttgagaaattgggaaaaacatcgtgtgagatgctttatggagtatattggtgttgatgatgatgttgttgatattagtattgctattgttgttgttttgttggtattgtgatttcgggctagggatataatcaggggagatgctgcccgaatttcggcagactttaaaaagaattaatttgaacacttaagataagcatgtgaCGATAGGTCTAACAGTGGTATGAACTCTCTCGAATGCaaatttacgagcttggaaggataagcgttaagtagtaggagaccaaaaagttatgttaaggctaaaccctttctttctaaaagcatgactcttttcttatgaactcatacatgttttccataatatccttattcccaaaagctagaagttcatgattcttatagttccttatgatgctaaagata
Protein-coding sequences here:
- the LOC132043097 gene encoding uncharacterized protein LOC132043097, which codes for MPSMSDTRRLNQGSSDRTTCNELPLAICGMGMDVIGPMEPPASNGHRFILVAIDYFTKWVEATSHKSVTKKVVADFVKNNLICRFGVLESIITDNGANLNTHMMKDICEQFKITHRNSTAYRPQMNGAVEAANKNIKIILRKMIDNNKNWHDQLPYALLWYRTTTWTSTGATPYLLVYGTKAVIPAEVDIPLLRIIQEVELNDAEWVRNHYEQLAMIDEKRMVAVCHRQLYRQRISRAFNKRVRARLFKIGQLVLKRVFPHQEEYKGKFVPNWQGPYMVRKALSRGVVVLA